A single genomic interval of Fibrobacter sp. UWB13 harbors:
- a CDS encoding PP2C family protein-serine/threonine phosphatase: MNTSRHTKIRSVTVLVVAALLLELTTAVQYISTRRAITAQIKEMAKQDLTSANRTFEVKELVEAAIAAVLPEVERLIDTQQQDSLHMALQRVVANHPEIVGVDFAYRVGSDGLRDGYFTFRDDATNEIKDTVIGFDYTERTWYREGLHGNGSWSEPYMSRYYVALMSTFSRPVHDPQGRVVAVIGADVPMRELSSMAVQLYDNQQRSLIPVIIFQLIGLVVLGFIMYRSILSVRKLSKVSAEKDLMNRELGIANAIQTAMLPPPLPESEFLNIVGSQVPAKQVGGDFYDYFVRDGKLFFNIGDVCGKGIPAALVMSMTQAVFRTIATKVDDPSHIVMGMNTMASRGNTTGMFATLFVGVLDLATGRLSYCNAGHEKPIIITGRNMRYLDVTANIPIGVMEEKNYNVQESVIAAGDMILLYTDGLTEAMNANGKLFGLKRVESAICGDGGMNADDKNRELPAFAGPQQLLDTMSHAVSEFVNGAEQSDDLTMLVIKYKG, from the coding sequence ATGAACACATCCCGCCATACAAAAATCCGGAGCGTAACGGTCCTCGTCGTTGCTGCTTTGTTGCTCGAACTGACGACCGCTGTGCAGTACATTTCTACACGCCGTGCCATTACCGCACAAATTAAGGAAATGGCTAAGCAAGACCTTACTTCTGCGAACCGGACCTTTGAAGTCAAGGAATTAGTCGAGGCCGCCATTGCGGCTGTGCTGCCCGAAGTAGAACGTCTAATCGATACACAACAGCAAGATTCATTGCACATGGCGTTGCAACGAGTGGTTGCGAACCATCCTGAAATTGTCGGCGTTGATTTTGCTTACCGAGTGGGGAGCGACGGTCTTCGCGATGGATACTTTACTTTTAGAGATGATGCGACCAACGAAATTAAGGACACCGTTATTGGGTTTGATTATACGGAACGCACTTGGTACCGCGAGGGCTTGCATGGCAACGGTTCTTGGAGCGAACCGTACATGAGCCGCTATTACGTGGCGCTGATGTCTACATTCTCGCGGCCAGTCCACGATCCTCAAGGACGTGTCGTTGCCGTTATTGGCGCCGATGTCCCAATGCGCGAACTCTCTTCGATGGCAGTGCAGTTGTACGATAACCAGCAGCGCTCTCTCATTCCGGTCATAATCTTCCAGCTGATTGGACTTGTGGTGCTTGGCTTTATCATGTATCGTAGCATTCTCAGCGTTCGTAAGCTGAGCAAAGTCAGTGCCGAAAAAGATTTGATGAATAGGGAACTCGGCATTGCAAACGCTATCCAGACGGCGATGCTTCCGCCACCGCTGCCCGAAAGCGAATTCCTGAATATCGTTGGTAGTCAGGTCCCGGCAAAACAGGTGGGTGGCGATTTTTATGATTATTTTGTGCGTGATGGAAAGCTGTTCTTCAATATCGGTGACGTCTGCGGCAAGGGAATCCCGGCGGCACTTGTCATGTCGATGACGCAGGCCGTGTTCCGCACGATTGCAACTAAAGTCGATGATCCATCTCACATTGTGATGGGAATGAACACGATGGCCAGTCGTGGAAATACGACGGGAATGTTTGCAACGCTTTTTGTTGGTGTGCTAGACCTTGCAACGGGGCGCCTGAGCTACTGCAATGCCGGCCATGAAAAGCCCATTATCATTACTGGACGTAATATGCGATATCTCGATGTTACCGCAAATATCCCTATCGGGGTCATGGAAGAAAAAAATTACAATGTCCAGGAATCGGTCATCGCTGCGGGCGATATGATTTTGCTTTATACGGATGGCCTCACCGAAGCCATGAACGCAAATGGAAAGCTGTTTGGATTGAAGCGAGTCGAAAGCGCAATTTGTGGCGACGGTGGAATGAATGCTGATGACAAAAATCGCGAGTTACCTGCGTTTGCGGGACCGCAGCAATTGCTGGATACCATGTCGCATGCAGTGTCCGAGTTTGTGAATGGCGCAGAGCAGAGCGACGACCTTACCATGCTTGTGATAAAGTACAAAGGGTAG
- a CDS encoding lysophospholipid acyltransferase family protein, producing MVFFGKIAAAVFAWGAYAVLRLVGWKRKTVFANVKHVAGALSNALNVTNAPTIAPVNYDELLINLTRHVGELLFCFGTFKRLPADFSKYPCRVDGWDFALDEAAIPVLEKMRSGGIFLTAHYGNYEAMGPWLCRLGIPLVASYIPVKPKWLNNILERKIRAVDGRSYSVDARTPRDFIRILNEGKLFCLLSDQDSRIPSALPGTFLGRPANVNPLPDFLLKHRPQTPVFICWMEERGASPEDASLKCASLKKVRVLHAIEVEGPRILEKFNKWLEERIYENPNLWYSFTHRRFYSQSPEIYNK from the coding sequence GTGGGCTGGAAGCGTAAAACTGTTTTTGCGAACGTAAAGCATGTGGCGGGCGCTTTGTCTAATGCATTGAACGTGACTAATGCGCCAACTATCGCTCCCGTCAACTACGATGAGCTCTTGATAAACTTGACTCGTCATGTGGGCGAACTGCTGTTCTGCTTTGGAACGTTCAAGCGATTGCCCGCGGACTTCTCGAAGTACCCGTGTCGTGTGGATGGCTGGGATTTTGCTCTTGACGAGGCTGCCATTCCGGTGCTTGAAAAAATGCGGAGTGGCGGAATCTTTTTGACGGCGCATTACGGCAATTATGAAGCGATGGGACCGTGGCTTTGCCGCCTTGGAATTCCGCTTGTCGCAAGTTATATACCCGTGAAGCCCAAGTGGCTTAATAACATTCTTGAACGCAAAATCCGTGCGGTCGATGGCCGGAGTTATTCGGTGGATGCCCGGACGCCACGCGACTTTATACGCATATTGAACGAGGGCAAACTTTTCTGCTTGCTCTCTGATCAGGACTCCCGCATTCCGAGCGCACTCCCGGGAACTTTTCTCGGTCGCCCCGCGAATGTGAATCCGTTGCCGGATTTTCTGCTCAAGCATCGTCCGCAAACACCCGTATTTATTTGCTGGATGGAGGAGCGCGGCGCATCTCCGGAAGATGCATCTCTGAAATGCGCATCTTTAAAAAAAGTTCGCGTGCTCCATGCGATTGAGGTGGAAGGCCCGCGGATTCTCGAAAAATTCAACAAGTGGCTTGAAGAACGCATCTACGAAAATCCGAATCTCTGGTACAGCTTCACGCATCGTCGATTCTACAGCCAGTCGCCAGAAATTTATAACAAATAA